The DNA sequence GATAGATGACGGAGACACAGTGCTCACCCATTGCAATGCAGGTGCCCTTGCGACAGGGGGATATGGAACAGCCCTCGGTGTGATAAGGGCAGCTCATGAATCCGGCAAGAAGATAAAGGTTATCGCAACAGAGACAAGACCTTATATGCAGGGGGCAAGGCTCACTGCCTTTGAACTACACGAGGAGGGGATAGAGGTTGAACTTGTGCCTGACAACCATGTGGGACTCCTCTGCTACAATAAGGTTGTAGATAAGGTCATTGTAGGTGCTGACAGGATTGCATTGAACGGTGATGTGGCAAATAAAATAGGTACGTATATGATAGCCCTCAATGCTTATCAACACCGCATCCCCTTTTATGTGGCAGCCCCTGTATCAACATTTGATAAAAGCATAAAGAACGGGGCCTCCATCGAGATAGAAGAGAGGGATGGCAGGGAGGTAAAATACTTACGCGGAAACCTTTTAACCCTCAAAGATATCAAGGCACGGTATTATTCCTTTGATATTACACCGGCTAAATACATATCCTTCATTATTACAGAGAAAGGTATTGTGGCTAAACCGTTTAGAAAATTTATAAAAATGCTTTTTTCTCAAGAACATTGAAAATCATCACACTTCTCACAGACTTTGGTTTGAAAGACCCCCATGCAGGCATTATGAAGGGGGTTATCCTTTCCATCAACCCTGATGTCACCATAGTGGATATTTCTCATGAGGTAGAAGCACAGGATATAAGGGAGGGTGCTTTTCTCATAAAAGAGTACTACACGTACTTCGAAAAAGGTACCATTCACGTCGCTATCGTTGATCCTACTGTGGGGAGTGAAAGAAGGCCGATAGTTTTCAGCAAGGACGGGCACTTTTTTATCGGACCTGATAATGGCATCTTCACCCTGGTTATTGACGAGGATACAGAAATATATTTGATAGAGAATAAAAAATTTATGATGAGAACTATAAGCACTACATTCCATGGCAGGGATGTATTTGCCCCAGTAGCTGCACATCTCTCATTGGGGTTTCACCTTTCGGCCTTTGGGGAAGTAGTTACAGACCCGGTGTGTCTCACGGATATTTTTCCAAAAATAGAAACTGATGTGATTTACGGCGAGGTAGTGAGGTTTGATCGGTTCGGGAATGCCATTACAAATATCCATGCGAGTACACTCAACACATTCATAAAAGGAAAAAAATTCAGGATAACCATAGGGAAGACATCTTTTGAATCTATCGATAAGAGCTACTACGAAAAAGAAGTGACCTGCCTCATCGGCAGCGCCGGTTATCTTGAATTTGCATATTACAGGGGGAGCTTCAGGGAAGAAAAGAAGGTATGGAAAGGGGATGAAGTTACGGTAAGGGTTGAGTAAACTTGTTATAAAACCGTATATCGTATATCGTCTATCGTCTATCCAGTCTGTTCCGTCTATTTAGCCTATTCAGTCTTTTTTTCTCTTGTTGTGACCAAAAAAACCAGAGAGACGAGATAGACCAAAAAGACAAAAAGCTTTTACACAAAATATCTTCCGACTTAATAATTTGCCTAATGATTATGTAACAGTTCATCGTTAAAGAAATAAAAACTTATAATTCAAAACCTGACCCCGTAATGTTTTCTCTATCTGATCGGTTTCACCCGTTCTGGTGCCAGCCTGGGTGACTTTTTAAGAGGTTCTGTCTTCGTTACACCTTGTTTTTCAGGTAGTGGCTTGGGTATAGTTGTTGACGGTTTAGCGTTAATTTGGCCTTGTTGTTGGATATCAGCGGGCGGAAGAGCGCCTGTAACAACAGCCCGGAATTCGGTTCCAGGTTTTGCTCTCAGATATGGACTGGCAGTATCCGTACTGGGTACCTGCCATGGCTCACCCTGTATCCACGAAAGTAACAGGTAAAGAGAACAAGTATAGGAAACAGCATC is a window from the Pseudomonadota bacterium genome containing:
- a CDS encoding SAM-dependent chlorinase/fluorinase → MKIITLLTDFGLKDPHAGIMKGVILSINPDVTIVDISHEVEAQDIREGAFLIKEYYTYFEKGTIHVAIVDPTVGSERRPIVFSKDGHFFIGPDNGIFTLVIDEDTEIYLIENKKFMMRTISTTFHGRDVFAPVAAHLSLGFHLSAFGEVVTDPVCLTDIFPKIETDVIYGEVVRFDRFGNAITNIHASTLNTFIKGKKFRITIGKTSFESIDKSYYEKEVTCLIGSAGYLEFAYYRGSFREEKKVWKGDEVTVRVE
- the mtnA gene encoding S-methyl-5-thioribose-1-phosphate isomerase; this encodes MIDHIYWKDSSLYLLDQRALPFKKTYVNCKGLQDVIHAIKGMIIRGAPLIGIVAAYGVVLGIQETLSSNGSVKDQDINMICEKLGKTRPTAVNLFWALSRMKDAFHRYKKNSDILDLMLDEAISIHVDDIENNRMLSLYGAELIDDGDTVLTHCNAGALATGGYGTALGVIRAAHESGKKIKVIATETRPYMQGARLTAFELHEEGIEVELVPDNHVGLLCYNKVVDKVIVGADRIALNGDVANKIGTYMIALNAYQHRIPFYVAAPVSTFDKSIKNGASIEIEERDGREVKYLRGNLLTLKDIKARYYSFDITPAKYISFIITEKGIVAKPFRKFIKMLFSQEH